One genomic window of Actinoalloteichus hoggarensis includes the following:
- a CDS encoding DUF3558 domain-containing protein: MSTLLSAAGFSLLLSGCGGQTAGEAQPISTPASNTPNSTDPAPPSATGSSTENLAPTVTDPKDIVDVSPCDFLTADQAASFQLPTTGEQAEDNFGYNTCLWSDLNTGFSVAIYHNSRGITLSDIYEQQDTFAVFQPLDIAGHPATVANRVDSDINCEVFLAATDDQMLVLQTSTMSNSGVDACDWGIEIAATAIENVPD; this comes from the coding sequence ATGTCCACCCTTCTCTCCGCGGCCGGGTTCAGCCTTCTCCTTTCCGGATGTGGCGGCCAAACGGCAGGAGAAGCACAGCCCATCAGCACGCCAGCGTCCAACACACCCAATTCAACCGATCCAGCACCACCCTCGGCCACCGGGAGCTCGACCGAGAACCTTGCCCCGACCGTGACCGATCCTAAGGACATCGTAGATGTCAGTCCGTGCGATTTTCTCACCGCCGATCAGGCCGCATCGTTCCAGCTACCTACGACAGGTGAACAAGCTGAAGATAATTTTGGATATAACACGTGCCTATGGTCGGACCTGAATACCGGATTCAGCGTTGCCATATACCACAATTCTAGAGGCATCACGCTCTCCGACATCTACGAACAACAAGACACCTTCGCAGTATTCCAACCCCTAGACATCGCCGGACATCCTGCCACGGTCGCCAATCGAGTCGATAGTGATATCAATTGCGAGGTATTCCTCGCGGCAACAGACGATCAAATGCTAGTCCTCCAAACGAGTACCATGAGCAACTCGGGCGTTGACGCTTGCGACTGGGGGATCGAAATCGCAGCCACCGCAATTGAAAATGTGCCCGACTGA
- a CDS encoding MerR family transcriptional regulator, with protein MVVSTASAARTRLGRPHGKTTRPPAVSVGVRIGEASKASGVSTRSLRFYEDEGLIVPGRRDNGYRDYCRSTIDRVLVIRSLLGSGLSVRLIREALPPVTAASEASPELLGAEFLAEVQRYRDRLAARIAVLSEHRSALDAFLHAARRAGR; from the coding sequence ATGGTCGTCAGCACGGCATCCGCCGCGCGGACCCGGCTCGGGAGGCCGCACGGGAAGACAACACGGCCGCCTGCTGTTTCGGTGGGTGTGCGGATCGGTGAGGCGTCCAAGGCCAGCGGAGTGAGCACGAGGTCCCTGCGGTTCTACGAGGACGAGGGATTGATCGTTCCCGGCCGCCGCGACAACGGCTACCGCGACTACTGCCGCTCCACGATCGACCGGGTCCTGGTCATCCGGTCGTTGCTGGGGTCGGGACTCTCGGTGCGGTTGATCCGGGAGGCGCTGCCCCCTGTCACGGCGGCGAGCGAGGCAAGCCCCGAGCTGCTGGGCGCGGAGTTCCTTGCCGAGGTCCAGCGGTATCGCGATCGGCTCGCGGCACGGATCGCGGTGCTCAGCGAGCACCGGTCGGCGCTGGACGCCTTTCTGCACGCGGCACGCCGTGCGGGCCGGTGA